The Faecalibacter sp. LW9 genome has a segment encoding these proteins:
- the purH gene encoding bifunctional phosphoribosylaminoimidazolecarboxamide formyltransferase/IMP cyclohydrolase, whose protein sequence is MQKQALISVSDKSNLLEFAQFLVEQGYSILSTGGTYKHLQENGIEVTEVKDVTGFPEILDGRVKSLHPAIHGGIMARRSDEKHMATIAEHGINPIDIVIVNLYPFFEKMNTGLSEAEMIEFIDIGGPSMLRSSAKNFYDVTVVTDVNDYQKVMDEIRENGATSIETRKLCAGKVFNLTSAYDAAISTYLLGEDFPQFLESSYEKVMDLRYGENPHQKAAYYVDKTKNGAMKDFEYLQGKELSFNNIRDMDLAYKVVAEFEETTCCAVKHSTPCGVAIGETVVEAYQKAYECDPMSIFGGIIAFNKEVDGKTAVELNKIFLEIVIAPAFTDEALEIFKAKKNVRIIKVNNPVLDKVTYVKVDGGLIVQSTDNQFSTDLKVVTEVQPTEKQMTDLVFAQKIVKWVKSNAIVVATNGQAYGIGGGQTNRIWAAQQAIERAKEKVQDDLVLASDAFFPFRDVVDFAAANGIKAIIQPGGSIKDEDSVQACNEQGIPMVVTGMRHFMH, encoded by the coding sequence ATGCAAAAACAAGCGCTAATTAGTGTTTCTGATAAATCGAATTTATTAGAATTTGCTCAATTTTTAGTAGAACAAGGATACAGCATCCTATCTACAGGTGGAACATACAAACATTTACAAGAAAATGGAATTGAAGTAACAGAAGTAAAAGATGTTACAGGTTTCCCTGAAATTTTAGATGGGCGTGTGAAATCTTTACACCCAGCCATTCATGGAGGAATTATGGCTCGTCGTTCAGACGAAAAACATATGGCAACCATCGCTGAACATGGAATTAATCCAATCGATATTGTGATCGTTAACTTATATCCATTTTTTGAAAAGATGAACACCGGTTTATCTGAAGCTGAAATGATTGAATTTATTGATATCGGTGGTCCATCGATGTTACGTTCTTCAGCGAAAAACTTCTATGATGTAACTGTAGTCACAGATGTGAACGATTACCAAAAAGTAATGGATGAAATTCGTGAAAATGGTGCCACTTCAATCGAGACTCGTAAATTATGTGCAGGTAAAGTGTTCAATTTAACTTCAGCATATGATGCAGCGATTTCTACGTATTTATTAGGGGAAGATTTCCCTCAATTCTTAGAGTCTTCTTACGAAAAAGTGATGGACTTACGTTACGGAGAAAACCCACACCAAAAGGCTGCTTACTATGTTGATAAAACGAAAAATGGTGCAATGAAAGACTTCGAATATTTACAAGGAAAAGAACTTTCTTTCAACAATATTCGCGATATGGATTTAGCCTACAAAGTTGTTGCAGAATTTGAAGAAACTACGTGTTGTGCAGTGAAACACTCAACGCCTTGTGGTGTAGCTATAGGAGAAACTGTAGTAGAAGCTTACCAAAAAGCGTATGAGTGTGATCCAATGTCTATTTTTGGTGGAATTATCGCTTTCAATAAAGAAGTAGATGGTAAAACAGCTGTAGAATTAAATAAAATTTTCTTAGAAATTGTTATCGCTCCTGCATTTACAGATGAAGCATTAGAGATTTTTAAAGCAAAGAAAAATGTACGTATCATCAAAGTAAATAATCCAGTTTTGGATAAAGTTACTTACGTAAAAGTGGATGGTGGGTTAATTGTTCAGTCAACTGATAATCAATTTTCTACCGATTTAAAAGTTGTGACTGAAGTTCAACCAACGGAAAAACAAATGACCGATTTAGTGTTTGCACAAAAAATTGTGAAATGGGTAAAATCCAATGCAATTGTTGTGGCTACAAATGGTCAAGCATACGGTATTGGCGGTGGTCAAACCAACCGTATTTGGGCTGCTCAACAAGCCATTGAGCGTGCAAAAGAAAAAGTACAAGATGATTTAGTATTAGCTTCTGATGCCTTTTTCCCATTCCGTGATGTAGTTGATTTTGCTGCTGCTAACGGAATCAAAGCCATCATTCAACCAGGAGGTTCAATCAAAGACGAAGATTCAGTTCAAGCTTGTAACGAACAGGGTATTCCAATGGTGGTTACAGGAATGAGACATTTCATGCATTAA
- a CDS encoding IS1182 family transposase, protein MYTSSKIVFKDYNPKENLLFPPNLSELIEEKHPVRVISNIIDGLAIKNLINSYKPYGTSSYHPKMLLKVLIYGYLSNIYSSRKLEQALKENIHFMWLSGMNRPDHNTINRFRSERLKGKLKSIFTQIVLLLEKEGIVSLTTTFVDGTKIEASANRYTFVWGRAIKKHKARISEQLEDLWNYAESVAKEELQNTENIEFKEIDSEKVTQTIDKINEVLKDKKIPSKIRQKLNYGKRNWSKNLEKYKKQEEILQQRNSYSKTDTDATFMRMKEDHMKNGQLKPAYNLQISTNKQYILHYSIHHNPTDTKTLKPHLAGFEQHYHRTPKELVADAGYGSEENYNLLKSKKIKPYVKYNYFRKDQKSGQITSSESNPKLAKIREKVYKLLNTVRGIKLRKQRCHDVEPVFAEIKHNKNFKRFMLRGVDKVEIEVGLLAIAHNLKKMAKIT, encoded by the coding sequence GTGTATACTAGTTCGAAAATAGTCTTTAAAGATTACAATCCCAAAGAAAATTTGCTTTTTCCTCCAAATTTATCGGAGTTGATAGAAGAAAAGCATCCTGTTAGAGTTATTTCCAATATAATAGATGGTTTAGCAATTAAAAATCTTATTAATAGCTATAAACCATATGGAACATCATCTTATCACCCAAAAATGCTTCTGAAAGTGTTGATTTATGGCTACCTAAGTAATATTTATTCAAGCCGTAAATTAGAACAAGCACTGAAAGAAAATATTCATTTTATGTGGCTTTCTGGAATGAATCGTCCTGACCATAATACGATAAATCGCTTTCGTAGCGAGCGATTAAAAGGTAAACTGAAATCTATATTCACTCAAATAGTCTTGCTTTTAGAAAAAGAAGGAATCGTTAGTTTAACAACCACTTTTGTTGATGGGACTAAGATTGAGGCAAGCGCTAATCGCTATACATTCGTTTGGGGAAGAGCGATTAAAAAACACAAAGCTAGAATTTCTGAGCAGTTAGAAGACTTATGGAATTACGCAGAAAGTGTAGCAAAAGAAGAGCTTCAAAACACAGAAAATATTGAATTTAAAGAAATCGATTCTGAAAAAGTCACACAAACAATTGATAAGATAAATGAAGTTTTGAAAGATAAAAAAATCCCATCAAAGATTCGTCAAAAGCTCAATTATGGAAAGAGAAATTGGTCTAAGAATTTAGAAAAATACAAAAAACAAGAAGAGATTTTACAACAAAGAAATTCTTACTCTAAGACCGATACAGATGCTACATTTATGAGAATGAAAGAAGATCATATGAAAAATGGTCAGCTAAAACCCGCTTATAATCTGCAAATCTCCACGAATAAACAGTATATTTTACATTATTCTATTCACCATAATCCAACCGATACAAAAACCCTAAAACCTCATTTAGCAGGTTTTGAGCAGCATTACCATAGAACTCCAAAAGAGCTTGTAGCCGATGCGGGCTATGGCTCAGAAGAAAATTATAACTTGCTTAAATCAAAAAAGATAAAACCTTACGTAAAATACAATTACTTCAGAAAAGATCAAAAATCAGGACAAATTACTTCTTCAGAGAGCAATCCCAAACTGGCTAAAATAAGAGAAAAAGTATATAAACTTCTCAATACAGTGAGAGGTATCAAACTCAGAAAACAAAGATGTCACGATGTTGAACCAGTTTTTGCCGAAATAAAACACAACAAAAACTTTAAACGATTTATGTTAAGAGGAGTTGATAAAGTCGAAATTGAAGTCGGCTTACTTGCTATTGCTCATAACTTAAAGAAAATGGCGAAAATCACCTGA
- a CDS encoding four helix bundle protein: MKNVLKDKSYSFALEIIKLSRKIHHKNEYVLGRQILRSGTSVGALIREAEFGQSKKDFINKMSIALKEANETLYWLDLLKDAEIIELNIYQKLKSLNLELIAMLVSSIKTAKMNS; this comes from the coding sequence GTGAAAAATGTATTAAAAGATAAAAGTTATAGTTTTGCCTTAGAGATTATTAAACTTTCAAGAAAAATTCATCATAAAAATGAATATGTTCTGGGAAGACAGATCCTTAGATCAGGGACATCCGTAGGAGCTTTAATACGTGAAGCTGAATTTGGTCAATCTAAAAAAGATTTTATCAATAAAATGAGTATTGCTCTAAAAGAAGCAAATGAAACTTTGTATTGGTTAGATTTATTGAAAGATGCTGAAATTATCGAATTAAATATTTATCAAAAACTTAAAAGTTTAAATTTAGAATTAATCGCTATGCTTGTAAGCTCAATCAAGACTGCAAAAATGAATTCGTAA
- the purD gene encoding phosphoribosylamine--glycine ligase, with product MNTKILIIGSGGREHAIGWKFADDFKQKGEAVELFFAPGNAGTAQIGTNVSLASIGAMKDFAKDNQIDLTFVGPEAELAEGIVDLFQAEGLMVFGPHKAAAQLEASKAFAKDFMAKYGVKTAVYKNFQGSQLAKEYLQTQEFPIVVKASGLAAGKGVIICQNLEEAEKAVDEIMEDKTFGEAGNEVVIEEFLEGFEASILSFFNGKKIVPFISAKDHKKIGEGETGLNTGGMGVIAPNPLFTEEHFKMFEEEIMEPTKCGLIKEGLEFAGVIFFGLMITPKGVYLLEYNLRMGDPETQTTLPLLETDLYEAVNKSINGEDFNLEFKNQSACCVVMVSGGYPGNYDKGFEIRGLEKVECPNFIAGAKLEGDQMVTSGGRVINVVGLGDSLEDARSIAYENIKKINFDFEYYRTDIGVI from the coding sequence ATGAACACAAAAATATTAATTATAGGTTCAGGTGGCCGTGAACACGCAATCGGATGGAAATTTGCTGATGACTTTAAACAAAAAGGTGAGGCAGTTGAACTGTTTTTTGCACCTGGAAATGCAGGAACAGCACAAATCGGAACAAATGTTTCATTAGCTTCTATAGGCGCAATGAAAGATTTCGCCAAAGACAATCAAATTGATTTAACATTTGTAGGTCCAGAAGCGGAATTAGCTGAAGGTATTGTAGATCTTTTCCAAGCAGAAGGTTTAATGGTTTTTGGACCACATAAAGCTGCTGCGCAATTGGAAGCTTCAAAAGCGTTTGCCAAAGATTTTATGGCAAAATATGGCGTAAAAACAGCAGTATATAAAAATTTCCAAGGTTCACAATTAGCAAAAGAATATCTACAAACGCAAGAATTTCCTATTGTTGTTAAAGCTTCTGGTTTAGCAGCAGGGAAGGGGGTAATTATCTGCCAAAATTTAGAAGAAGCTGAGAAAGCAGTGGATGAAATTATGGAAGATAAAACGTTTGGAGAGGCTGGAAATGAAGTTGTCATCGAAGAATTCCTTGAAGGATTTGAAGCATCAATTTTGTCTTTTTTTAACGGAAAAAAAATAGTTCCGTTTATCTCAGCCAAAGATCACAAGAAAATTGGTGAAGGTGAAACAGGATTAAACACAGGGGGAATGGGAGTAATTGCTCCAAATCCATTATTTACGGAAGAACATTTCAAAATGTTTGAAGAAGAGATTATGGAACCAACTAAATGTGGTTTAATCAAAGAGGGATTAGAATTTGCTGGAGTGATTTTCTTTGGTTTAATGATTACACCAAAAGGCGTTTATTTATTAGAATATAATTTACGCATGGGGGATCCAGAAACACAAACGACTTTACCTTTATTAGAAACTGACTTATATGAAGCAGTTAACAAATCAATTAATGGGGAAGATTTCAATTTAGAGTTCAAAAATCAATCAGCTTGTTGTGTGGTTATGGTTTCAGGAGGATATCCAGGTAACTATGACAAAGGATTTGAAATTAGAGGACTAGAAAAAGTGGAATGTCCTAACTTTATTGCAGGTGCAAAATTAGAAGGCGATCAAATGGTCACTTCAGGAGGACGCGTTATTAACGTAGTTGGGTTAGGGGATTCATTAGAAGACGCTCGTTCAATTGCGTATGAAAATATTAAGAAAATTAATTTTGATTTTGAATATTACCGAACTGACATCGGTGTGATTTAA
- the guaA gene encoding glutamine-hydrolyzing GMP synthase, with translation MTQGIIILDFGSQYNQLIARRIREFGVYTEIIPYHTSVEEIKKHDPKGIILSGGPSSVFGDEAALVEKELFELGIPVLGICYGMQLISHLLGGEVKKGEKGEYGKSELTVLAQNSLFNDVPEVSTVWMSHFDEVVKAPTGFTITGKSNIDIAALANEEQKIFAVQFHPEVTHSEFGSKMLENFVFNICKAEKNWVLTDFIETEIKRIREVVGDKKVILGLSGGVDSSVAAVLIHRAIGDQLTCIFVDTGLLRKDEGKKVMENYGKHFNMNIKMVDASARFLNSLKGINEPEAKRKAIGRDFVAVFDEESKKFDDASFLAQGTIYPDVIESQSVKGPSATIKSHHNVGGLPEDMKLQLLEPLRELFKDEVRKVGVELGIPRELVYRHPFPGPGLGIRVLGEVDEEKVRILQEADQIFIDELYAHNLYDEVSQAFVVLLPVKSVGVMGDERTYEYTAVVRSANTIDFMTATWSKLPYEFLELVSNRIINEVKGINRVAYDISSKPPATIEWE, from the coding sequence ATGACGCAAGGAATTATCATTTTAGATTTTGGCTCGCAATATAATCAGTTAATTGCCCGTCGAATTCGAGAATTCGGAGTTTATACTGAAATCATCCCTTACCACACTTCTGTGGAAGAAATCAAAAAACACGATCCTAAAGGAATTATATTATCAGGTGGACCATCTTCAGTATTTGGAGACGAAGCTGCTTTGGTAGAAAAAGAATTATTCGAATTAGGTATTCCTGTTTTAGGAATATGTTACGGGATGCAATTAATTTCACATTTATTAGGTGGAGAAGTTAAGAAAGGAGAAAAAGGTGAATACGGAAAATCAGAATTAACAGTTTTAGCACAAAACAGTTTATTTAATGATGTTCCTGAAGTATCTACTGTTTGGATGAGCCACTTTGATGAGGTGGTAAAAGCGCCAACTGGTTTTACAATAACAGGAAAATCAAATATTGATATTGCCGCTTTAGCAAACGAAGAACAAAAAATATTTGCAGTTCAATTCCATCCAGAAGTTACACACTCTGAATTTGGTTCTAAAATGTTAGAAAACTTCGTTTTTAACATTTGTAAAGCAGAGAAAAATTGGGTATTAACCGATTTTATTGAAACTGAAATCAAGCGTATTCGAGAAGTTGTTGGAGATAAAAAAGTTATCTTAGGACTTTCTGGTGGAGTAGATTCATCGGTTGCAGCAGTGTTAATTCATCGCGCAATTGGAGATCAATTAACGTGTATTTTCGTTGATACAGGATTATTAAGAAAGGATGAAGGAAAGAAAGTAATGGAAAATTACGGGAAACACTTCAACATGAACATCAAAATGGTAGATGCGTCAGCTCGTTTCTTAAATAGTTTAAAAGGAATCAATGAACCAGAAGCGAAGCGTAAAGCCATTGGACGTGATTTCGTGGCTGTATTTGATGAAGAATCGAAGAAATTTGATGATGCATCTTTCTTAGCCCAAGGAACAATTTATCCAGATGTAATCGAATCTCAATCGGTTAAAGGACCTTCAGCAACAATCAAATCACATCATAATGTAGGAGGATTACCAGAAGATATGAAACTTCAATTATTAGAACCTTTACGTGAGTTATTCAAAGATGAAGTACGTAAAGTAGGAGTTGAATTAGGTATTCCACGCGAATTAGTATACCGTCACCCATTCCCAGGACCAGGATTAGGAATTCGAGTGTTAGGGGAAGTGGACGAAGAAAAAGTACGCATCTTACAAGAAGCCGATCAAATCTTTATCGACGAGTTATATGCACATAATTTATATGACGAAGTATCTCAAGCTTTTGTGGTATTATTACCTGTAAAATCTGTTGGAGTAATGGGAGATGAGCGTACATACGAATATACAGCGGTTGTTCGTTCAGCTAATACGATTGATTTTATGACGGCTACATGGTCTAAATTACCTTATGAATTCTTAGAATTAGTTTCTAACCGAATCATTAACGAAGTGAAGGGTATTAATCGTGTGGCTTATGACATTAGTTCAAAACCACCAGCAACTATTGAGTGGGAATAA
- a CDS encoding FKBP-type peptidyl-prolyl cis-trans isomerase, giving the protein MTIENNHVVSVNYSLHTIEANGEKVFVEQSNAQDPLSFLYGVGMMIPKFEAELQGLQAGDKKSFVISPEEGYGPRVEEAIAQLPLDMFKESGLPPVGAVLPLTDNTGNQFRATVVEVTDEVVIADLNPPMAGKTLEFDVEILNVRPATEEELVHGHAHGADGTEAH; this is encoded by the coding sequence ATGACTATAGAAAACAATCATGTAGTTTCTGTAAACTACTCATTACATACCATTGAAGCGAATGGTGAAAAAGTATTTGTTGAACAATCAAATGCTCAAGATCCATTAAGCTTCTTATATGGAGTTGGAATGATGATTCCTAAATTTGAAGCAGAATTACAAGGATTACAAGCTGGAGATAAAAAATCATTTGTGATTTCTCCTGAAGAAGGTTACGGACCACGTGTAGAAGAAGCAATTGCTCAATTACCTTTAGATATGTTCAAAGAATCTGGGTTACCACCAGTTGGAGCTGTTTTACCATTAACAGACAATACAGGAAACCAATTTCGTGCAACAGTTGTAGAAGTAACGGATGAAGTTGTTATTGCTGATTTAAATCCTCCAATGGCTGGAAAGACATTAGAATTTGATGTTGAAATTTTAAATGTGCGCCCAGCAACGGAAGAAGAATTAGTACATGGACACGCTCATGGTGCTGACGGAACAGAAGCTCACTAA
- the mtgA gene encoding monofunctional biosynthetic peptidoglycan transglycosylase translates to MFKFIRKIILFIFVGHLLYIVALKWINPPITITQITQMVEQNKFKRDYISSDEMGKNIKLAVIGSEDQKFPTHNGFDLDGIQKAFEHNQKGKKLRGGSTISQQVAKNVFLWQGRSYVRKGLEAYFTFMIEKIWGKERILEMYLNVAEMGIGVFGIEAASEYYFNKPAKDLTKNEAARIAAALPSPRKYNVNPPSSYISSRARHIERQMRNIQGSPGLAEAIGEQ, encoded by the coding sequence ATGTTTAAATTTATTCGAAAGATTATTCTATTCATTTTTGTAGGTCATTTGCTTTATATTGTTGCCTTAAAATGGATTAATCCTCCTATCACCATTACTCAAATTACTCAAATGGTTGAACAAAATAAGTTCAAACGTGATTATATTTCCAGTGATGAAATGGGGAAGAATATCAAATTAGCAGTGATTGGATCTGAGGATCAAAAATTTCCGACACATAATGGTTTTGATTTGGATGGAATTCAAAAAGCATTTGAGCATAATCAAAAAGGAAAAAAATTAAGAGGAGGTTCTACCATTTCTCAGCAAGTCGCTAAAAATGTATTTCTTTGGCAAGGGCGTTCATATGTTAGAAAAGGTTTAGAAGCATATTTTACATTTATGATTGAAAAAATTTGGGGAAAAGAACGAATTTTAGAAATGTACTTAAATGTCGCAGAGATGGGAATTGGAGTTTTTGGTATTGAAGCTGCTTCTGAATATTATTTTAATAAGCCGGCTAAAGATTTAACAAAAAATGAGGCAGCACGTATTGCTGCAGCCTTACCTAGTCCAAGAAAATACAATGTCAATCCACCTTCGTCATATATTAGTTCGAGAGCAAGACATATTGAAAGACAAATGCGAAATATTCAAGGTTCTCCAGGATTAGCTGAAGCGATCGGTGAGCAATAA
- the purN gene encoding phosphoribosylglycinamide formyltransferase — protein sequence MKIAVFVSGGGTNLQNIIDAIESGELPNVEISMVMTDRDCYAIERSLDKDIRTYVLDRKTFSEDAEHNLIDEEIDLIVLAGFLTILSPEFTAKWGNKMINIHPSLLPKFGGKGMYGAKVHQAVIDAGEKISGATVHFVTAGVDEGEIITQGTFEVEPNDQVADLQRKVAQVESQILIQAIKQLSEA from the coding sequence ATGAAAATAGCTGTATTTGTATCCGGTGGCGGAACAAATCTCCAAAATATAATCGATGCGATTGAATCAGGCGAATTACCAAATGTTGAAATTTCAATGGTAATGACAGATCGTGATTGCTATGCCATCGAGCGTTCATTAGATAAAGACATTAGAACCTATGTCTTAGATCGCAAAACTTTCTCTGAAGATGCAGAACATAACTTAATCGATGAAGAAATTGATTTAATTGTTCTTGCAGGATTTCTAACTATTTTATCTCCAGAATTTACTGCAAAGTGGGGAAATAAAATGATCAATATTCATCCTTCTTTATTACCAAAATTTGGAGGAAAAGGAATGTATGGTGCCAAAGTTCATCAAGCTGTGATAGATGCAGGTGAGAAGATTTCGGGTGCTACAGTACATTTTGTAACTGCTGGGGTAGATGAAGGTGAAATTATTACTCAAGGCACGTTCGAAGTGGAGCCAAATGACCAAGTGGCGGATTTACAACGAAAGGTAGCGCAAGTGGAAAGCCAAATCTTAATTCAGGCAATCAAGCAATTAAGCGAAGCATAA
- the xpt gene encoding xanthine phosphoribosyltransferase: protein MELLKERILKDGKSFDGGILKVDSFINHQMDPILMKSIAAEFVKRFSDLNINKIITIEASGIAPAILVGLELELPVVFVKKAKPKTMQDFYATQVYSFTKDRTYDVCVSNQFLGEGDNVIFIDDFLANGNAALGVRDLIKQAGANLMGMGFIIEKSFQEGRGRLMDQGVRVESLVRIDWLSENSIEFVQTVDEE from the coding sequence ATGGAACTTTTAAAAGAACGTATTCTAAAGGATGGAAAAAGTTTCGATGGTGGAATTTTAAAAGTAGACAGTTTTATCAACCATCAGATGGATCCTATTCTTATGAAAAGTATCGCAGCTGAGTTTGTCAAACGCTTTTCAGATTTAAATATTAATAAAATAATCACCATTGAAGCCAGCGGAATAGCACCTGCCATTTTAGTGGGGCTAGAATTGGAATTACCAGTAGTTTTTGTTAAAAAGGCAAAACCTAAAACCATGCAAGATTTTTATGCAACCCAAGTCTATTCTTTTACGAAAGATCGTACGTATGATGTCTGTGTAAGCAATCAATTCTTAGGAGAAGGGGATAATGTTATCTTCATCGATGACTTTTTAGCAAACGGAAATGCTGCATTGGGCGTAAGAGATTTAATAAAACAAGCAGGAGCAAATCTAATGGGAATGGGCTTTATCATTGAAAAATCTTTTCAAGAAGGTCGTGGTCGATTAATGGATCAAGGGGTACGTGTCGAATCGTTGGTACGCATTGATTGGTTAAGTGAAAATTCAATCGAGTTTGTTCAAACAGTAGATGAAGAATAA